In the Quercus lobata isolate SW786 chromosome 5, ValleyOak3.0 Primary Assembly, whole genome shotgun sequence genome, one interval contains:
- the LOC115992395 gene encoding lactoylglutathione lyase GLX1: MAEAHAAPNAELLEWPKKDKRRFLHVVYRVGDLDRTIKFYTECFGMKLLRKRDIPEEKYSNAFLGFGSEETNFVVELTYNYGVSSYDIGTGFGHFAIATPDVYKLVEDIRAKGGVVTREPGPVKGGQSVIAFVKDPDGYVFELIQRGPTPEPLCQVMLRVGDLDRSIKFYEQALGMRVVKKVDRPEYKYTLAMLGYAEEHETTVLELTYNYGVTEYTKGNAYAQIAIGTDDVYKSAEVVNLVTQELGGKITRQPGPIPGLNTKITSFLDPDGWKTVLVDNEDFLKELHKE, from the exons ATGGCCGAGGCACATGCTGCTCCTAATGCTGAGTTATTGGAATGGCCTAAGAAGGACAAGCGTAGATTCCTTCATGTTGTGTACCGTGTTGGTGATCTTGATCGTACCATCAA GTTTTATACTGAATGTTTTGGGATGAAGTTGCTGAGGAAAAGAGACATTCCTGAAGAGAAATACTCCAATGCCTTTCTTGGTTTTGGCTCAGAAGAGActaattttgttgtggagttgaCATACA ATTATGGTGTGTCTTCATATGATATTGGAACTGGTTTTGGTCATTTTGCGATTGCAACTCCAGAT GTTTACAAATTGGTTGAAGACATCCGGGCCAAGGGTGGTGTTGTCACTAGAGAGCCTGGTCCTGTTAAAGGTGGACAATCTGTTATTGCCTTTGTGAAGGATCCTGATGGTTATGTTTTTGAGCTTATCCAAAGAGGTCCAACTCCTGAGCCACTCTGTCAAGTAATGCTTCGTGTTGGCGATTTGGATCGCTCAATCAAGTTTTATGAACAG GCCTTAGGAATGAGGGTAGTTAAGAAGGTTGATAGACCCGAGTACAAG TACACCTTAGCCATGCTGGGTTATGCAGAGGAACATGAGACAACTGTTCTTGAGTTGACATACAATTATGGTGTGACTGAATATACCAAGGGGAATGCATATGCACAG ATTGCTATTGGCACTGATGATGTATACAAAAGTGCTGAGGTTGTCAACCTGGTCACACAAGAGCTTGGAGGAAAGATTACTCGACAACCAGGGCCAATTCCCGGACTCAACACCAAGATTACCTCTTTCCTGGATCCCGATGGCTGGAAAACT GTCCTCGTTGACAATGAAGATTTTTTGAAGGAACTGCATAAAGAATAA
- the LOC115991093 gene encoding uncharacterized protein LOC115991093, protein MSNLARKKIKRKNAPGNRSDLGWEHGVEVGSRQVQCNYCKEIHSGGIYRLKHHLAGTRKNVSACPSVPEKVREKFATLLYAQSEASIKKKRWYTIEEEDDGNDDELVEVQQLHSSKGRGKHIGSMDKFVTKNKQVTMNRVFKKGERDLVIQQIARFFYTSAIPFNCVKNPEFLQMIDMISRFGIGLKPPSYHEIRETCLKKEVDFTQQMLEEYKIEWKKTGCSIMSDGWSDKKRRSICNFLVNSPKGTIFLYSIDTSNISKTAEKVCQMLDEVVDRVGEENVVQLVTDNAANYKLAGEMLMQKRKCLFWTPCAAHCLDLILEDFEKKIKDHKYTIAKGKKITTFIYSRAMLLNWLRDFTKGRELIRPTATRFATSYLTLSCLNEFKGELMAMFSSEQWRCSKFAKTKEGKRIHAIVMDNNGFWRLVVKCLKAAIPLLKVLRLVDSDTPPMGFIYQEMEKAKEEIQKNFNNVQKR, encoded by the coding sequence ATGTCTAATTTGGCTAGAAAGAAAATTAAGCGAAAAAATGCACCAGGAAATAGGTCTGACCTGGGATGGGAACATGGTGTTGAAGTAGGTTCAAGGCAAGTTCAATGTAATTATTGCAAAGAAATTCATAGTGGGGGTATATATAGGCTGAAGCATCATTTAGCTGGGACTAGGAAAAATGTTTCAGCTTGTCCTAGTGTGCCAGAAAAGGTGAGGGAAAAATTTGCGACTCTTTTGTATGCCCAATCTGAAGCatctataaaaaagaaaaggtggtATACTATAGAAGAAGAGGATGATGGCAATGATGATGAATTAGTTGAAGTACAACAACTACATTCATCAAAAGGGAGGGGCAAACACATAGGCTCCATGGATAAGTTTGTTACAAAAAATAAGCAAGTAACAATGAATCGTGTGTTTAAAAAAGGAGAACGTGATCTAGTGATCCAACAAATTGCTAGATTCTTCTACACTAGTGCCATcccttttaattgtgtcaaaaatccgGAGTTTCTGCAAATGATTGATATGATTTCAAGATTTGGGATTGGCCTCAAGCCTCCTTCCTATCATGAGATTAGGGAGACATGCTTGAAGAAAGAGGTAGATTTTACACAACAAATGCTTGAAGAATATAAGATTGAATGGAAAAAAACAGGTTGTTCAATTATGTCTGATGGCTGGTCTGATAAGAAAAGGAGAtccatttgtaattttttggtgAATAGTCCCAAAGGAACCATTTTCCTATACTCTATAGACACATCTAACATATCTAAAACAGCTGAAAAAGTTTGTCAAATGTTAGATGAAGTTGTCGATAGGGTTGGAGAGGAGAATGTTGTGCAATTGGTGACTGACAATGCTGCTAACTACAAACTAGCTGGAGAGATGTTGATGCAGAAGAGAAAGTGCCTGTTTTGGACTCCATGTGCTGCCCATTGCTTGGATTTGATACTTGaggattttgaaaaaaagattaAGGACCATAAGTACACAATTGCAAAGGGGAAGAAGATTACAACGTTCATATATTCTAGAGCTATGCTTTTAAATTGGTTGAGGGATTTCACTAAAGGGAGGGAATTGATTAGACCTACTGCCACTAGATTTGCAACATCATATTTGACATTGTCATGCCTTAATGAGTTCAAAGGAGAATTGATGGCAATGTTTTCTTCTGAACAATGGAGGTGTAGtaaatttgcaaaaacaaaagaagggaaaagaaTTCATGCCATAGTTATGGATAACAATGGCTTTTGGCGACTTGTTGTCAAATGCTTGAAGGCCGCAATACCCCTTTTAAAGGTGCTTCGCCTGGTTGATTCTGATACACCTCCAATGGGATTCATTTATCAAGAAATggaaaaagcaaaagaagaaatacagaaaaatttcaataatgttCAAAAGAGGTAA
- the LOC115991094 gene encoding uncharacterized protein LOC115991094: protein MVPEVSDRKKIDMQLEKFKQAKGLFGIEAAILARDTKQPAEWWDSYGDDCPELKKFAIRILSLTCSSSGCERNWSAFEMVHSKRRNRLHQKKMNDLVFVMYNLKIKQKRAKPLRTKEEIGLENLSSDDEWLAADSVDSEDDSADFNEDNEGDDEVSRVAAKGKSVLVHDVSDEFLENDDGSDDDDSDRPPPGFERVRDFDDYAMDVDTRKDIDDEMRYDNDSD from the exons ATGGTTCCAGAAGTTAGTGATAGGAAAAAGATAGATATGCAActtgaaaaattcaaacaagCAAAGGGGCTCTTTGGTATTGAAGCTGCCATACTAGCCAGAGATACCAAACAGCCAg CTGAATGGTGGGACTCATATGGAGATGATTGTcctgaattgaaaaaatttgctaTAAGAATATTGAGCTTAACATGTAGCTCATCTGGTTGTGAAAGAAATTGGAGTGCGTTTGAAATG GTACATTCAAAAAGGAGAAATCGCTTACACcagaaaaaaatgaatgactTGGTCTTTGTTATGTACAACTtgaagataaaacaaaaaagagctAAACCATTGCgtacaaaagaagaaattggttTGGAGAATTTGTCTTCTGATGATGAGTGGTTAGCAGCAGATTCTGTAGATTCAGAAGATGATAGTGCGGATTTTAATGAAGACAATGAAG GTGATGATGAGGTTTCAAGAGTTGCTGCCAAAGGAAAAAGTGTGCTAGTTCATGATGTTAGTGATGAATTTCTTGAGAATGATGATggttctgatgatgatgatagtgatCGGCCCCCACCTGGATTTGAGAGAGTTAGGGATTTTGATGATTACGCCATGGATGTTGATACTAGGAAGGATATAGATGATGAAATGAGATATGACAATGATAGTGACTAG
- the LOC115992264 gene encoding arogenate dehydratase/prephenate dehydratase 1, chloroplastic-like isoform X2, with translation MALKASPIWVCPRTPCSDLGSSDLWSRNSGSAFNLRFDLEKSRKWECCCLAVLAQRAITSVEDEKPNVSGVEPSWGIERTQGNESRGFHKDLNLLPKPLSANDLSSCSKDGSKVRVAYQGLPGAYSEAAALKAYPKCETVPCDQFEEAFKAVELWLVDKAVLPIENSVGGSIHRNYDLLLRHRLNIVGEVQLQVNHCLLGLPGVRKEEIKKVLSHPQALAQCDIMLSNLGVVRINTDDTAGAAQMVASTGLRDTGAVASARAAEIYGLDVLAEKIQDDDDNITRFLVLAREHIIPGTDRPYKTSIVFTLEEGAGVLFKALAVFALRDINLTKIESRPQKQRPLRVVDDSNEGSAKYFDYMFYIDFEASMAEPRAQYALEHLQEFATFLRVLGCYPMDTGL, from the exons atggctcTCAAAGCTTCTCCTATCTGGGTTTGTCCCAGAACCCCTTGTTCTGATTTGGGGTCCTCAGATTTGTGGTCTAGGAATTCTGGGTCAGCTTTCAATTTGAGGTTCGATTTGGAAAAGTCTCGCAAATGGGAATGTTGTTGTTTGGCTGTTTTGGCTCAGAGAGCTATTACTTCTGTGGAAGATGAGAAGCCAAACGTGTCTGGTGTTGAACCTTCTTGGGGCATTGAAAGGACTCAGGGCAATGAGTCCAGAGGGTTTCACAAGGATTTGAACCTTCTTCCTA AACCTTTGTCTGCAAATGACTTATCTTCTTGTTCAAAAGATGGTTCAAAAGTGCGGGTTGCCTATCAG GGGTTACCAGGAGCATATAGTGAGGCTGCAGCTCTGAAGGCATACCCCAAGTGTGAGACTGTCCCATGTGACCAGTTTGAAGAAGCATTCAAG GCTGTTGAACTGTGGTTAGTGGATAAAGCAGTTCTTCCAATTGAGAATTCTGTGGGTGGGAGCATTCACCGTAATTATGACTTGCTCCTTCGCCATAGGCTGAACATAGTCGGGGAGGTGCAGTTGCAAGTTAATCATTGCCTTTTAGGGTTGCCCGGTGTAAGAAAGGAGGagataaaaaaagttttgagcCATCCTCAG GCTCTTGCTCAATGTGACATAATGCTTAGCAATTTAGGTGTTGTCAGAATAAATACTGATGATACTGCCGGTGCTGCTCAG ATGGTGGCGTCAACTGGCCTAAGAGATACTGGAGCTGTTGCAAGTGCTAGAGCTGCAGAAATATATGGGCTTGATGTACTTGCTGAAAAAATCCAG GATGATGACGATAATATTACTCGTTTTCTGGTACTTGCAAGAGAACATATAATTCCAGGAACTGACAGGCCCTATAAg ACAAGCATTGTTTTTACATTAGAAGAAGGTGCTGGTGTACTATTCAAAGCTTTGGCAGTGTTTGCTCTCAGGGACATTAATTTGACAAAG ATTGAGAGTCGCCCACAGAAGCAGCGTCCTTTAAGGGTTGTTGACGATTCCAATGAAGGGAGCGCCAA GTATTTTGACTACATGTTCTACATCGATTTTGAAGCTTCTATGGCAGAGCCTCGCGCCCAATATGCTTTAGAACATCTGCAG GAATTTGCAACATTTCTTCGTGTACTTGGTTGCTATCCGATGGATACCGGTCTATAA
- the LOC115992264 gene encoding arogenate dehydratase/prephenate dehydratase 1, chloroplastic-like isoform X3, which produces MALKASPIWVCPRTPCSDLGSSDLWSRNSGSAFNLRFDLEKSRKWECCCLAVLAQRAITSVEDEKPNVSGVEPSWGIERTQGNESRGFHKDLNLLPKPLSANDLSSCSKDGSKVRVAYQGLPGAYSEAAALKAYPKCETVPCDQFEEAFKAVELWLVDKAVLPIENSVGGSIHRNYDLLLRHRLNIVGEVQLQVNHCLLGLPGVRKEEIKKVLSHPQMVASTGLRDTGAVASARAAEIYGLDVLAEKIQDDDDNITRFLVLAREHIIPGTDRPYKTSIVFTLEEGAGVLFKALAVFALRDINLTKIESRPQKQRPLRVVDDSNEGSAKYFDYMFYIDFEASMAEPRAQYALEHLQEFATFLRVLGCYPMDTGL; this is translated from the exons atggctcTCAAAGCTTCTCCTATCTGGGTTTGTCCCAGAACCCCTTGTTCTGATTTGGGGTCCTCAGATTTGTGGTCTAGGAATTCTGGGTCAGCTTTCAATTTGAGGTTCGATTTGGAAAAGTCTCGCAAATGGGAATGTTGTTGTTTGGCTGTTTTGGCTCAGAGAGCTATTACTTCTGTGGAAGATGAGAAGCCAAACGTGTCTGGTGTTGAACCTTCTTGGGGCATTGAAAGGACTCAGGGCAATGAGTCCAGAGGGTTTCACAAGGATTTGAACCTTCTTCCTA AACCTTTGTCTGCAAATGACTTATCTTCTTGTTCAAAAGATGGTTCAAAAGTGCGGGTTGCCTATCAG GGGTTACCAGGAGCATATAGTGAGGCTGCAGCTCTGAAGGCATACCCCAAGTGTGAGACTGTCCCATGTGACCAGTTTGAAGAAGCATTCAAG GCTGTTGAACTGTGGTTAGTGGATAAAGCAGTTCTTCCAATTGAGAATTCTGTGGGTGGGAGCATTCACCGTAATTATGACTTGCTCCTTCGCCATAGGCTGAACATAGTCGGGGAGGTGCAGTTGCAAGTTAATCATTGCCTTTTAGGGTTGCCCGGTGTAAGAAAGGAGGagataaaaaaagttttgagcCATCCTCAG ATGGTGGCGTCAACTGGCCTAAGAGATACTGGAGCTGTTGCAAGTGCTAGAGCTGCAGAAATATATGGGCTTGATGTACTTGCTGAAAAAATCCAG GATGATGACGATAATATTACTCGTTTTCTGGTACTTGCAAGAGAACATATAATTCCAGGAACTGACAGGCCCTATAAg ACAAGCATTGTTTTTACATTAGAAGAAGGTGCTGGTGTACTATTCAAAGCTTTGGCAGTGTTTGCTCTCAGGGACATTAATTTGACAAAG ATTGAGAGTCGCCCACAGAAGCAGCGTCCTTTAAGGGTTGTTGACGATTCCAATGAAGGGAGCGCCAA GTATTTTGACTACATGTTCTACATCGATTTTGAAGCTTCTATGGCAGAGCCTCGCGCCCAATATGCTTTAGAACATCTGCAG GAATTTGCAACATTTCTTCGTGTACTTGGTTGCTATCCGATGGATACCGGTCTATAA
- the LOC115992264 gene encoding arogenate dehydratase/prephenate dehydratase 1, chloroplastic-like isoform X1, with translation MALKASPIWVCPRTPCSDLGSSDLWSRNSGSAFNLRFDLEKSRKWECCCLAVLAQRAITSVEDEKPNVSGVEPSWGIERTQGNESRGFHKDLNLLPKPLSANDLSSCSKDGSKVRVAYQGLPGAYSEAAALKAYPKCETVPCDQFEEAFKAVELWLVDKAVLPIENSVGGSIHRNYDLLLRHRLNIVGEVQLQVNHCLLGLPGVRKEEIKKVLSHPQLQALAQCDIMLSNLGVVRINTDDTAGAAQMVASTGLRDTGAVASARAAEIYGLDVLAEKIQDDDDNITRFLVLAREHIIPGTDRPYKTSIVFTLEEGAGVLFKALAVFALRDINLTKIESRPQKQRPLRVVDDSNEGSAKYFDYMFYIDFEASMAEPRAQYALEHLQEFATFLRVLGCYPMDTGL, from the exons atggctcTCAAAGCTTCTCCTATCTGGGTTTGTCCCAGAACCCCTTGTTCTGATTTGGGGTCCTCAGATTTGTGGTCTAGGAATTCTGGGTCAGCTTTCAATTTGAGGTTCGATTTGGAAAAGTCTCGCAAATGGGAATGTTGTTGTTTGGCTGTTTTGGCTCAGAGAGCTATTACTTCTGTGGAAGATGAGAAGCCAAACGTGTCTGGTGTTGAACCTTCTTGGGGCATTGAAAGGACTCAGGGCAATGAGTCCAGAGGGTTTCACAAGGATTTGAACCTTCTTCCTA AACCTTTGTCTGCAAATGACTTATCTTCTTGTTCAAAAGATGGTTCAAAAGTGCGGGTTGCCTATCAG GGGTTACCAGGAGCATATAGTGAGGCTGCAGCTCTGAAGGCATACCCCAAGTGTGAGACTGTCCCATGTGACCAGTTTGAAGAAGCATTCAAG GCTGTTGAACTGTGGTTAGTGGATAAAGCAGTTCTTCCAATTGAGAATTCTGTGGGTGGGAGCATTCACCGTAATTATGACTTGCTCCTTCGCCATAGGCTGAACATAGTCGGGGAGGTGCAGTTGCAAGTTAATCATTGCCTTTTAGGGTTGCCCGGTGTAAGAAAGGAGGagataaaaaaagttttgagcCATCCTCAG TTGCAGGCTCTTGCTCAATGTGACATAATGCTTAGCAATTTAGGTGTTGTCAGAATAAATACTGATGATACTGCCGGTGCTGCTCAG ATGGTGGCGTCAACTGGCCTAAGAGATACTGGAGCTGTTGCAAGTGCTAGAGCTGCAGAAATATATGGGCTTGATGTACTTGCTGAAAAAATCCAG GATGATGACGATAATATTACTCGTTTTCTGGTACTTGCAAGAGAACATATAATTCCAGGAACTGACAGGCCCTATAAg ACAAGCATTGTTTTTACATTAGAAGAAGGTGCTGGTGTACTATTCAAAGCTTTGGCAGTGTTTGCTCTCAGGGACATTAATTTGACAAAG ATTGAGAGTCGCCCACAGAAGCAGCGTCCTTTAAGGGTTGTTGACGATTCCAATGAAGGGAGCGCCAA GTATTTTGACTACATGTTCTACATCGATTTTGAAGCTTCTATGGCAGAGCCTCGCGCCCAATATGCTTTAGAACATCTGCAG GAATTTGCAACATTTCTTCGTGTACTTGGTTGCTATCCGATGGATACCGGTCTATAA